In one Fundulus heteroclitus isolate FHET01 chromosome 3, MU-UCD_Fhet_4.1, whole genome shotgun sequence genomic region, the following are encoded:
- the adam15 gene encoding disintegrin and metalloproteinase domain-containing protein 15 isoform X1, which translates to MRGSAGPPLPLVLLLLGGRAAFTVCRSLNAPQDAAVLPAEVEDVLTGGDRPRRPVLEETRPFILVDGQRRSVAQAVQDGHPDRLEAGLEVGGRLLLLDLEKNRDLLPRPPNIFFYLPNGTGVSAPADPVAHCYYHGSVRGFPQSRTALSTCSGLRGIILLNSSLSFELQPQDEQRLHHTDAVHLLFSTRPLGGAATAGCGVSHTSAPPPVSNRTHSGRAKRDILSETKYVELVLVADHQEFLNYQRNNKTIIYRLLDVANQVDWFYRPLNVRVALTGMEVWSDRDKIRVEKSATDTLNNFLEWRTNELLPRLRHDNAQLIMGESFDGTTVGMASQASMCSRDRSGGVNVDHLVSVLGVASTVAHELGHNLGMRHDTAERRCSCENEPRLGGCIMEPSTGFMPGQQFSSCSATDLSVSLLHGGGMCLFNVPQPDRLLGGPRCGNLYVEKGEQCDCGLLEECDDPCCNASTCQLVPGAQCSSDGICCEDCKLRAAGSVCREPLGECDLAEYCTGSSPYCPPNVFLQNGEACQNGASYCYGGVCADMDSQCQMLWGANASSAPAVCFSSVNKQGNKYGNCGQLTNGSYVPCANSDVLCGRIQCQGGTERPLLGSIAQILTVRFNNSDLVCRGTFFHLDDDVSDPATVAQGTACGPGKACLNQKCQDVSAFGVDECRRKCSGHGVCNSNKNCHCEPGWAPPDCRYSGRGGSVDSGPARTAADSDPVRVALLVIFFFILPVVLLFLALRFPRFRRTLCCLGPNSPFHKARHQNRTPVTERVDGRNGEQARPLRYHLNPQSDIPLASSQKEVHDRPAPPTKPLPPDPALTPPQQLVKARPAAPTKPLPPDPPTPSNQPPVSRPAPPNKPLPPDPVTPAQVCVPLKPLVPKKPRPPAPPTLPYLPPQSGLPPQTGHASSTKPGAPAAVAPAAGPNRRPLRPSRPPVPPKFETSPPL; encoded by the exons ATGCGCGGCTCCGCCGGACCGCCGCTGccgctggttctgctgctgctgggcggCCGTGCGGCGTTCACGGTCTGCAGGTCCCTGAACGCACCGCAGGATGCAGCGGTCCTGCCTGCGGAGGTGGAGGATGTTCTGACGG GCGGGGACCGACCCAGACGTCCCGTCCTGGAGGAGACCCGTCCCTTCATCCTGGTGGACGGCCAGAGACGGAGCGTGGCCCAAGCTGTGCAG GACGGTCACCCGGACCGGCTGGAGGCCGGGCTGGAGGTGGGAGGACGGCTCCTCCTGTTGGACCTGGAGAAGAACCG CGACCTGCTGCCCAGACCTCCCAACATCTTCTTCTACCTCCCCAACGGAACCGGAGTGTCCGCTCCAGCCGACCCAGTG GCTCACTGCTATTATCACGGCAGCGTCAGAGGGTTCCCGCAGTCCAGAACCGCGCTGAGCACCTGCTCCGGACTCCG GGGAATCATCCTCCTGAACTCCTCGCTGAGCTTCGAGCTGCAGCCGCAGGACGAGCAGCGCCTCCATCACACGGACGCCGTTCACCTGCTGTTCTCTACCCGCCCTCTGGGGGGCGCCGCCACCGCAGGCTGCGGCGTGTCGCACACGTCCGCCCCCCCACCTGTCTCCAACCGGACCCACTCAGGGCGG GCGAAGAGAGACATCCTGTCTGAGACCAAATACGTGGAGCTGGTGTTGGTGGCCGACCACCAGGAG TTCCTGAACTACCAGAGGAACAACAAGACCATCATCTACCGCCTGCTGGACGTGGCCAACCAGGTGGACTGg TTCTACCGGCCGCTGAACGTGAGGGTGGCGCTGACCGGCATGGAGGTGTGGAGCGACCGCGACAAGATCCGCGTGGAGAAGAGCGCCACCGACACCCTCAACAACTTCCTGGAGTGGAGGACCAATGAGCTGCTGCCGCGCCTTCGCCATGACAACGCCCAGCTCATCAT GGGCGAGTCTTTTGACGGCACCACCGTGGGGATGGCGTCCCAGGCGTCCATGTGCTCCAGGGACAGATCCGGAGGCGTCAACGTG GATCACCTGGTCAGCGTTCTGGGCGTGGCCTCCACCGTCGCCCACGAGCTCGGCCACAACCTGGGGATGAGGCACGACACGGCCGAACGCCGCTGCTCCTGCGAAAACGAGCCGCGCCTGGGAGGATGCATCATGGAGCCGTCAACCGG gtTCATGCCCGGTCAGcagttcagcagctgcagcgccACAGATCTGTCCGTCAGTCTGCTGCATGGCGGCGGCATGTGTTTGTTCAACGTGCCGCAGCCCGACCGCCTGCTGGGAGGACCTCGCTGTGGAAACCTGTACGTGGAGAAAGGAGAGCAGTGTGACTGCGGCCTGCTGGAG GAGTGTGATGACCCGTGCTGTAATGCCTCCACCTGTCAGCTGGTTCCTGGAGCTCAGTGCTCCTCAGACGGTATCTGCTGTGAGGACTGTAAG CTGCGTGCGGCGGGCTCGGTGTGTCGTGAGCCGCTCGGAGAGTGCGACCTGGCCGAGTACTGCACAGGCTCCTCCCCTTACTGCCCCCCCAACGTCTTCCTGCAGAACGGAGAGGCCTGCCAGAACGGCGCCTCCTACTGCTACGGGGGAGTATGCGCCGACATGGACAGCCAGTGCCAGATGCTGTGGGGAGCCA ATGCCAGCAGCGCTCCGGCTGTCTGCTTCTCATCAGTCAACAAACAGGGAAACAAATATGGAAACTGTGGTCAGCTGACCAACGGCTCCTACGTCCCCTGTGCAAACTC AGACGTTCTCTGCGGCAGGATCCAGTGTCAGGGCGGGAcagagcgccccctgctgggcaGCATCGCCCAGATCCTCACCGTCCGCTTCAACAACAGCGACCTGGTCTGCAGAGGGACCTTCTTCCACCTGGACGACGACGTGTCCGACCCGGCCACCGTGGCCCAGGGAACCGCCTGCGGACCCGGCAAG GCGTGTTTAAACCAGAAATGTCAGGACGTGTCCGCGTTCGGCGTGGACGAATGTCGCAGGAAGTGCAGCGGTCACGGG GTGTGCAACAGCAACAAGAACTGCCACTGCGAGCCGGGCTGGGCGCCGCCGGACTGCCGCTACTCGGGTCGTGGAGGCAGCGTGGACAGCGGACCGGCCAGAACCGCTGCAG ATTCTGATCCGGTGCGGGTCGCCCTGCTGGTCATATTCTTCTTCATCCTGCCCGtggtcctcctcttcctcgctctCCGCTTCCCTCGTTTCCGTCGGACCCTCTGCTGCCTTGGACCGAACAGCCCGTTCCACAAGGCCCGGCACCAGAACCG GACGCCGGTGACGGAGCGAGTGGACGGCAGGAACGGGGAGCAGGCCCGACCCCTCAGATACCACTTGAACCCGCAGTCCGACATCCCGCTGGCTTCGTCCCAGAAAGAG GTTCATGACAGACCTGCTCCTCCCACTAAGCCCCTCCCCCCTGACCCCGCCCTAACACCCCCGCAGCAG TTGGTTAAAGCGCGACCAGCTGCCCCCACCAAGCCTCTGCCCcctgacccccccacccccagcaACCAG CCACCGGTGAGTCGGCCAGCGCCGCCCAACAAGCCCCTCCCCCCCGACCCTGTCACACCTGCACAG gtCTGCGTTCCACTCAAGCCTCTAGTCCCCAAAAAGCCCCGCCCTCCGGCTCCGCCCACCCTGCCGTACCTGCCGCCTCAGTCCGGCCTCCCCCCACAGACAGGCCACGCCTCCAGCACCAAGCCAGGCGCGCCTGCAGCCGTCGCACCTGCAGCCGGTCCCAACAG ACGGCCGCTCCGTCCGAGTCGACCGCCGGTTCCACCAAAGTTCGAGACGTCGCCCCCGCTCTGA
- the adam15 gene encoding disintegrin and metalloproteinase domain-containing protein 15 isoform X4: protein MRGSAGPPLPLVLLLLGGRAAFTVCRSLNAPQDAAVLPAEVEDVLTGGDRPRRPVLEETRPFILVDGQRRSVAQAVQDGHPDRLEAGLEVGGRLLLLDLEKNRDLLPRPPNIFFYLPNGTGVSAPADPVAHCYYHGSVRGFPQSRTALSTCSGLRGIILLNSSLSFELQPQDEQRLHHTDAVHLLFSTRPLGGAATAGCGVSHTSAPPPVSNRTHSGRAKRDILSETKYVELVLVADHQEFLNYQRNNKTIIYRLLDVANQVDWFYRPLNVRVALTGMEVWSDRDKIRVEKSATDTLNNFLEWRTNELLPRLRHDNAQLIMGESFDGTTVGMASQASMCSRDRSGGVNVDHLVSVLGVASTVAHELGHNLGMRHDTAERRCSCENEPRLGGCIMEPSTGFMPGQQFSSCSATDLSVSLLHGGGMCLFNVPQPDRLLGGPRCGNLYVEKGEQCDCGLLEECDDPCCNASTCQLVPGAQCSSDGICCEDCKLRAAGSVCREPLGECDLAEYCTGSSPYCPPNVFLQNGEACQNGASYCYGGVCADMDSQCQMLWGANASSAPAVCFSSVNKQGNKYGNCGQLTNGSYVPCANSDVLCGRIQCQGGTERPLLGSIAQILTVRFNNSDLVCRGTFFHLDDDVSDPATVAQGTACGPGKACLNQKCQDVSAFGVDECRRKCSGHGVCNSNKNCHCEPGWAPPDCRYSGRGGSVDSGPARTAADSDPVRVALLVIFFFILPVVLLFLALRFPRFRRTLCCLGPNSPFHKARHQNRTPVTERVDGRNGEQARPLRYHLNPQSDIPLASSQKELVKARPAAPTKPLPPDPPTPSNQPPVSRPAPPNKPLPPDPVTPAQVCVPLKPLVPKKPRPPAPPTLPYLPPQSGLPPQTGHASSTKPGAPAAVAPAAGPNRRPLRPSRPPVPPKFETSPPL, encoded by the exons ATGCGCGGCTCCGCCGGACCGCCGCTGccgctggttctgctgctgctgggcggCCGTGCGGCGTTCACGGTCTGCAGGTCCCTGAACGCACCGCAGGATGCAGCGGTCCTGCCTGCGGAGGTGGAGGATGTTCTGACGG GCGGGGACCGACCCAGACGTCCCGTCCTGGAGGAGACCCGTCCCTTCATCCTGGTGGACGGCCAGAGACGGAGCGTGGCCCAAGCTGTGCAG GACGGTCACCCGGACCGGCTGGAGGCCGGGCTGGAGGTGGGAGGACGGCTCCTCCTGTTGGACCTGGAGAAGAACCG CGACCTGCTGCCCAGACCTCCCAACATCTTCTTCTACCTCCCCAACGGAACCGGAGTGTCCGCTCCAGCCGACCCAGTG GCTCACTGCTATTATCACGGCAGCGTCAGAGGGTTCCCGCAGTCCAGAACCGCGCTGAGCACCTGCTCCGGACTCCG GGGAATCATCCTCCTGAACTCCTCGCTGAGCTTCGAGCTGCAGCCGCAGGACGAGCAGCGCCTCCATCACACGGACGCCGTTCACCTGCTGTTCTCTACCCGCCCTCTGGGGGGCGCCGCCACCGCAGGCTGCGGCGTGTCGCACACGTCCGCCCCCCCACCTGTCTCCAACCGGACCCACTCAGGGCGG GCGAAGAGAGACATCCTGTCTGAGACCAAATACGTGGAGCTGGTGTTGGTGGCCGACCACCAGGAG TTCCTGAACTACCAGAGGAACAACAAGACCATCATCTACCGCCTGCTGGACGTGGCCAACCAGGTGGACTGg TTCTACCGGCCGCTGAACGTGAGGGTGGCGCTGACCGGCATGGAGGTGTGGAGCGACCGCGACAAGATCCGCGTGGAGAAGAGCGCCACCGACACCCTCAACAACTTCCTGGAGTGGAGGACCAATGAGCTGCTGCCGCGCCTTCGCCATGACAACGCCCAGCTCATCAT GGGCGAGTCTTTTGACGGCACCACCGTGGGGATGGCGTCCCAGGCGTCCATGTGCTCCAGGGACAGATCCGGAGGCGTCAACGTG GATCACCTGGTCAGCGTTCTGGGCGTGGCCTCCACCGTCGCCCACGAGCTCGGCCACAACCTGGGGATGAGGCACGACACGGCCGAACGCCGCTGCTCCTGCGAAAACGAGCCGCGCCTGGGAGGATGCATCATGGAGCCGTCAACCGG gtTCATGCCCGGTCAGcagttcagcagctgcagcgccACAGATCTGTCCGTCAGTCTGCTGCATGGCGGCGGCATGTGTTTGTTCAACGTGCCGCAGCCCGACCGCCTGCTGGGAGGACCTCGCTGTGGAAACCTGTACGTGGAGAAAGGAGAGCAGTGTGACTGCGGCCTGCTGGAG GAGTGTGATGACCCGTGCTGTAATGCCTCCACCTGTCAGCTGGTTCCTGGAGCTCAGTGCTCCTCAGACGGTATCTGCTGTGAGGACTGTAAG CTGCGTGCGGCGGGCTCGGTGTGTCGTGAGCCGCTCGGAGAGTGCGACCTGGCCGAGTACTGCACAGGCTCCTCCCCTTACTGCCCCCCCAACGTCTTCCTGCAGAACGGAGAGGCCTGCCAGAACGGCGCCTCCTACTGCTACGGGGGAGTATGCGCCGACATGGACAGCCAGTGCCAGATGCTGTGGGGAGCCA ATGCCAGCAGCGCTCCGGCTGTCTGCTTCTCATCAGTCAACAAACAGGGAAACAAATATGGAAACTGTGGTCAGCTGACCAACGGCTCCTACGTCCCCTGTGCAAACTC AGACGTTCTCTGCGGCAGGATCCAGTGTCAGGGCGGGAcagagcgccccctgctgggcaGCATCGCCCAGATCCTCACCGTCCGCTTCAACAACAGCGACCTGGTCTGCAGAGGGACCTTCTTCCACCTGGACGACGACGTGTCCGACCCGGCCACCGTGGCCCAGGGAACCGCCTGCGGACCCGGCAAG GCGTGTTTAAACCAGAAATGTCAGGACGTGTCCGCGTTCGGCGTGGACGAATGTCGCAGGAAGTGCAGCGGTCACGGG GTGTGCAACAGCAACAAGAACTGCCACTGCGAGCCGGGCTGGGCGCCGCCGGACTGCCGCTACTCGGGTCGTGGAGGCAGCGTGGACAGCGGACCGGCCAGAACCGCTGCAG ATTCTGATCCGGTGCGGGTCGCCCTGCTGGTCATATTCTTCTTCATCCTGCCCGtggtcctcctcttcctcgctctCCGCTTCCCTCGTTTCCGTCGGACCCTCTGCTGCCTTGGACCGAACAGCCCGTTCCACAAGGCCCGGCACCAGAACCG GACGCCGGTGACGGAGCGAGTGGACGGCAGGAACGGGGAGCAGGCCCGACCCCTCAGATACCACTTGAACCCGCAGTCCGACATCCCGCTGGCTTCGTCCCAGAAAGAG TTGGTTAAAGCGCGACCAGCTGCCCCCACCAAGCCTCTGCCCcctgacccccccacccccagcaACCAG CCACCGGTGAGTCGGCCAGCGCCGCCCAACAAGCCCCTCCCCCCCGACCCTGTCACACCTGCACAG gtCTGCGTTCCACTCAAGCCTCTAGTCCCCAAAAAGCCCCGCCCTCCGGCTCCGCCCACCCTGCCGTACCTGCCGCCTCAGTCCGGCCTCCCCCCACAGACAGGCCACGCCTCCAGCACCAAGCCAGGCGCGCCTGCAGCCGTCGCACCTGCAGCCGGTCCCAACAG ACGGCCGCTCCGTCCGAGTCGACCGCCGGTTCCACCAAAGTTCGAGACGTCGCCCCCGCTCTGA
- the adam15 gene encoding disintegrin and metalloproteinase domain-containing protein 15 isoform X3 — MRGSAGPPLPLVLLLLGGRAAFTVCRSLNAPQDAAVLPAEVEDVLTGGDRPRRPVLEETRPFILVDGQRRSVAQAVQDGHPDRLEAGLEVGGRLLLLDLEKNRDLLPRPPNIFFYLPNGTGVSAPADPVAHCYYHGSVRGFPQSRTALSTCSGLRGIILLNSSLSFELQPQDEQRLHHTDAVHLLFSTRPLGGAATAGCGVSHTSAPPPVSNRTHSGRAKRDILSETKYVELVLVADHQEFLNYQRNNKTIIYRLLDVANQVDWFYRPLNVRVALTGMEVWSDRDKIRVEKSATDTLNNFLEWRTNELLPRLRHDNAQLIMGESFDGTTVGMASQASMCSRDRSGGVNVDHLVSVLGVASTVAHELGHNLGMRHDTAERRCSCENEPRLGGCIMEPSTGFMPGQQFSSCSATDLSVSLLHGGGMCLFNVPQPDRLLGGPRCGNLYVEKGEQCDCGLLEECDDPCCNASTCQLVPGAQCSSDGICCEDCKLRAAGSVCREPLGECDLAEYCTGSSPYCPPNVFLQNGEACQNGASYCYGGVCADMDSQCQMLWGANASSAPAVCFSSVNKQGNKYGNCGQLTNGSYVPCANSDVLCGRIQCQGGTERPLLGSIAQILTVRFNNSDLVCRGTFFHLDDDVSDPATVAQGTACGPGKACLNQKCQDVSAFGVDECRRKCSGHGVCNSNKNCHCEPGWAPPDCRYSGRGGSVDSGPARTAADSDPVRVALLVIFFFILPVVLLFLALRFPRFRRTLCCLGPNSPFHKARHQNRTPVTERVDGRNGEQARPLRYHLNPQSDIPLASSQKEVHDRPAPPTKPLPPDPALTPPQQPPVSRPAPPNKPLPPDPVTPAQVCVPLKPLVPKKPRPPAPPTLPYLPPQSGLPPQTGHASSTKPGAPAAVAPAAGPNRRPLRPSRPPVPPKFETSPPL, encoded by the exons ATGCGCGGCTCCGCCGGACCGCCGCTGccgctggttctgctgctgctgggcggCCGTGCGGCGTTCACGGTCTGCAGGTCCCTGAACGCACCGCAGGATGCAGCGGTCCTGCCTGCGGAGGTGGAGGATGTTCTGACGG GCGGGGACCGACCCAGACGTCCCGTCCTGGAGGAGACCCGTCCCTTCATCCTGGTGGACGGCCAGAGACGGAGCGTGGCCCAAGCTGTGCAG GACGGTCACCCGGACCGGCTGGAGGCCGGGCTGGAGGTGGGAGGACGGCTCCTCCTGTTGGACCTGGAGAAGAACCG CGACCTGCTGCCCAGACCTCCCAACATCTTCTTCTACCTCCCCAACGGAACCGGAGTGTCCGCTCCAGCCGACCCAGTG GCTCACTGCTATTATCACGGCAGCGTCAGAGGGTTCCCGCAGTCCAGAACCGCGCTGAGCACCTGCTCCGGACTCCG GGGAATCATCCTCCTGAACTCCTCGCTGAGCTTCGAGCTGCAGCCGCAGGACGAGCAGCGCCTCCATCACACGGACGCCGTTCACCTGCTGTTCTCTACCCGCCCTCTGGGGGGCGCCGCCACCGCAGGCTGCGGCGTGTCGCACACGTCCGCCCCCCCACCTGTCTCCAACCGGACCCACTCAGGGCGG GCGAAGAGAGACATCCTGTCTGAGACCAAATACGTGGAGCTGGTGTTGGTGGCCGACCACCAGGAG TTCCTGAACTACCAGAGGAACAACAAGACCATCATCTACCGCCTGCTGGACGTGGCCAACCAGGTGGACTGg TTCTACCGGCCGCTGAACGTGAGGGTGGCGCTGACCGGCATGGAGGTGTGGAGCGACCGCGACAAGATCCGCGTGGAGAAGAGCGCCACCGACACCCTCAACAACTTCCTGGAGTGGAGGACCAATGAGCTGCTGCCGCGCCTTCGCCATGACAACGCCCAGCTCATCAT GGGCGAGTCTTTTGACGGCACCACCGTGGGGATGGCGTCCCAGGCGTCCATGTGCTCCAGGGACAGATCCGGAGGCGTCAACGTG GATCACCTGGTCAGCGTTCTGGGCGTGGCCTCCACCGTCGCCCACGAGCTCGGCCACAACCTGGGGATGAGGCACGACACGGCCGAACGCCGCTGCTCCTGCGAAAACGAGCCGCGCCTGGGAGGATGCATCATGGAGCCGTCAACCGG gtTCATGCCCGGTCAGcagttcagcagctgcagcgccACAGATCTGTCCGTCAGTCTGCTGCATGGCGGCGGCATGTGTTTGTTCAACGTGCCGCAGCCCGACCGCCTGCTGGGAGGACCTCGCTGTGGAAACCTGTACGTGGAGAAAGGAGAGCAGTGTGACTGCGGCCTGCTGGAG GAGTGTGATGACCCGTGCTGTAATGCCTCCACCTGTCAGCTGGTTCCTGGAGCTCAGTGCTCCTCAGACGGTATCTGCTGTGAGGACTGTAAG CTGCGTGCGGCGGGCTCGGTGTGTCGTGAGCCGCTCGGAGAGTGCGACCTGGCCGAGTACTGCACAGGCTCCTCCCCTTACTGCCCCCCCAACGTCTTCCTGCAGAACGGAGAGGCCTGCCAGAACGGCGCCTCCTACTGCTACGGGGGAGTATGCGCCGACATGGACAGCCAGTGCCAGATGCTGTGGGGAGCCA ATGCCAGCAGCGCTCCGGCTGTCTGCTTCTCATCAGTCAACAAACAGGGAAACAAATATGGAAACTGTGGTCAGCTGACCAACGGCTCCTACGTCCCCTGTGCAAACTC AGACGTTCTCTGCGGCAGGATCCAGTGTCAGGGCGGGAcagagcgccccctgctgggcaGCATCGCCCAGATCCTCACCGTCCGCTTCAACAACAGCGACCTGGTCTGCAGAGGGACCTTCTTCCACCTGGACGACGACGTGTCCGACCCGGCCACCGTGGCCCAGGGAACCGCCTGCGGACCCGGCAAG GCGTGTTTAAACCAGAAATGTCAGGACGTGTCCGCGTTCGGCGTGGACGAATGTCGCAGGAAGTGCAGCGGTCACGGG GTGTGCAACAGCAACAAGAACTGCCACTGCGAGCCGGGCTGGGCGCCGCCGGACTGCCGCTACTCGGGTCGTGGAGGCAGCGTGGACAGCGGACCGGCCAGAACCGCTGCAG ATTCTGATCCGGTGCGGGTCGCCCTGCTGGTCATATTCTTCTTCATCCTGCCCGtggtcctcctcttcctcgctctCCGCTTCCCTCGTTTCCGTCGGACCCTCTGCTGCCTTGGACCGAACAGCCCGTTCCACAAGGCCCGGCACCAGAACCG GACGCCGGTGACGGAGCGAGTGGACGGCAGGAACGGGGAGCAGGCCCGACCCCTCAGATACCACTTGAACCCGCAGTCCGACATCCCGCTGGCTTCGTCCCAGAAAGAG GTTCATGACAGACCTGCTCCTCCCACTAAGCCCCTCCCCCCTGACCCCGCCCTAACACCCCCGCAGCAG CCACCGGTGAGTCGGCCAGCGCCGCCCAACAAGCCCCTCCCCCCCGACCCTGTCACACCTGCACAG gtCTGCGTTCCACTCAAGCCTCTAGTCCCCAAAAAGCCCCGCCCTCCGGCTCCGCCCACCCTGCCGTACCTGCCGCCTCAGTCCGGCCTCCCCCCACAGACAGGCCACGCCTCCAGCACCAAGCCAGGCGCGCCTGCAGCCGTCGCACCTGCAGCCGGTCCCAACAG ACGGCCGCTCCGTCCGAGTCGACCGCCGGTTCCACCAAAGTTCGAGACGTCGCCCCCGCTCTGA